One window of the Pseudarthrobacter sp. ATCC 49987 genome contains the following:
- a CDS encoding helix-turn-helix domain-containing protein, translating to MTLIAPRVTAALPAEDAQKLRYALDGSDDITVFVDGTVHRLPAQARDAVVDLLARFSRGDAVTVSSVEEMLTTSRAAELAGISHTYLRNMTDRGEIPVEYRGTHRRIRLADIMAWLEKQKKNNTADGAPDHGDDGAADAS from the coding sequence ATGACACTGATTGCTCCCCGGGTGACGGCCGCCCTTCCGGCTGAGGACGCGCAGAAACTCCGGTACGCCCTCGACGGCAGCGACGACATCACGGTGTTTGTCGACGGCACCGTCCACCGGCTGCCAGCCCAGGCACGGGACGCCGTCGTTGACCTGCTGGCGCGGTTCAGCCGGGGCGATGCGGTGACGGTCAGCAGCGTCGAGGAAATGCTGACCACGTCCCGGGCCGCCGAGCTGGCCGGCATCTCGCACACCTATCTGCGGAACATGACGGACCGCGGCGAAATCCCGGTGGAATACCGGGGCACGCACCGGCGGATCCGGCTCGCCGATATCATGGCCTGGCTGGAAAAACAGAAGAAGAACAATACCGCCGACGGCGCTCCGGACCACGGGGATGACGGTGCCGCGGATGCTTCGTGA
- a CDS encoding PucR family transcriptional regulator translates to MQQDVEQLVEQVALRLSRGLSLEDLDGQLLAYSSNQSHADRVRVNFLLSKRVALDVSAWQLSHGIATAVRPVVVPANEELGMLGRVCVPLLVRGFRVGYLWVQLEAGEPNATSVLAHLPEVARELEQLSALLLDSNTAESEFRRRREQEFLAACQGESNAVAAVAGWKEVQGRGPWQLVTVLDADGWAEGSDPIASTLIHRSAALQATIGVDAALFSAGTETHAVVLFKESTGRADHAQVLVHYQLELAKRSGRPVHRIILGTSEGFARPRELADAYRQSRQAAQAAAVDPQLGELVDCRATGIYELLASAGGGAGAWADAGSVYFRLLEDHDRNQELLPVLELFYDNDGSVQEVADKLHLHRSSIYNRLGRIRQLLGVDPLKGIVRLELHAALKARRWAARPRI, encoded by the coding sequence ATGCAGCAGGATGTCGAACAGCTCGTGGAGCAGGTTGCCCTAAGACTGAGCCGCGGCCTCTCACTGGAGGATCTCGACGGTCAGCTGCTCGCCTACAGCTCCAACCAGTCTCACGCGGACCGGGTCCGGGTGAACTTCCTGCTCAGCAAGCGCGTCGCGCTGGACGTCAGCGCCTGGCAGCTCTCGCACGGGATCGCGACGGCGGTCCGCCCCGTCGTCGTGCCCGCCAATGAGGAGCTCGGGATGCTGGGCCGCGTCTGCGTTCCCCTGTTGGTGCGGGGTTTCCGGGTGGGGTACCTCTGGGTCCAGCTGGAAGCCGGCGAGCCGAACGCGACGTCGGTCCTCGCCCACCTGCCCGAAGTGGCCCGCGAGTTGGAGCAGCTTTCGGCCCTGCTGCTGGACTCCAATACGGCCGAATCTGAATTCCGTCGACGCCGCGAACAGGAATTCCTGGCCGCGTGCCAGGGCGAGTCCAACGCCGTCGCGGCCGTGGCCGGCTGGAAGGAAGTGCAGGGGCGCGGCCCCTGGCAGCTCGTGACGGTCCTCGACGCCGATGGCTGGGCGGAAGGCTCGGATCCGATCGCCTCTACGCTGATCCACCGCTCCGCGGCGCTGCAGGCCACCATCGGGGTGGATGCCGCGCTGTTCAGTGCCGGCACGGAGACCCACGCCGTCGTCTTGTTCAAGGAATCGACCGGGCGGGCGGACCACGCCCAGGTGCTGGTCCACTATCAGCTGGAGCTGGCCAAACGGTCCGGCCGGCCGGTCCACCGGATCATCCTCGGAACCTCGGAAGGCTTTGCGAGGCCGCGGGAACTCGCGGATGCGTACCGCCAGTCGCGGCAGGCCGCGCAGGCGGCGGCGGTGGATCCCCAGCTGGGGGAACTCGTGGACTGCCGGGCGACGGGGATCTACGAGCTGCTGGCCTCGGCCGGCGGCGGGGCGGGGGCGTGGGCGGACGCCGGCTCGGTCTATTTCCGCCTCCTGGAGGACCATGACCGGAACCAGGAGCTGTTGCCGGTGCTGGAGCTTTTTTACGACAATGACGGCTCAGTCCAGGAAGTGGCGGACAAACTGCACCTGCACCGGAGCAGTATCTACAACCGGCTGGGCCGGATCCGGCAGCTGCTGGGCGTCGATCCGCTGAAGGGGATCGTGCGGCTGGAACTCCACGCGGCGCTCAAGGCGCGGCGCTGGGCGGCCCGCCCCAGGATCTGA